The Bacteroidota bacterium genome window below encodes:
- a CDS encoding potassium transporter Kup: MDTSGSESGTLEKDSHGNTDSDYHSSNSSHGKTNLKYLLTLSLGALGVVYGDIGTSPLYALRECFSGHYGLAPNHDNVLGVLSLIFWSLIIVVTVKYLVVILRADNDGEGGILALMALVKPSGKTKAGMIIVSFGIFGAALLYGDGVITPAISVLSAVEGLNVATPFFEPYIIPLTVIILFGLFAVQKKGTGSVGKMFGPVMMLWFFAIAILGIKEVFTNLEVLKSINPYYAVMFFSHNGFAGFIVLGSVFLVMTGGEALYADMGHFGRKPIRMAWFTVVLPCLFLNYLGQGALVLGNPQAAENPFYLLAPQWALYPMVILATFATVIASQALISGAFSLTFQAVLLGYLPRLKTIHTSEHERGQIYIPQLNWALFFATIALVFAFKTSSNLAAAYGIAVTTTMVITTILAYFVMTKLWKWSQTTAILVTLFFFSIDISYFGANLLKFFHGGYVPIAMGAVIYIMMMTWNSGRRRLMDKIQKETESLQNFIEEFMSTRMTFIPGAAVYMSSNINGAPPPLILNIKHNKLLHKLIVILTIKISKVPRIKDDERITVEEHAEGFYKVIANYGFMEAPDINKIIEFLKPKGITLNVDKTTFFLGRETLIVNDKPGLTRLKNKLFVLMSNNAQRATEFFKLPVSRVYEVGSQVEI, encoded by the coding sequence TTGGATACATCAGGTTCTGAATCCGGAACTCTTGAAAAAGATTCACACGGAAATACCGACTCGGACTACCACAGTAGTAATTCATCCCACGGTAAAACCAACTTAAAATACTTACTCACATTAAGTCTCGGCGCATTAGGTGTCGTCTATGGAGATATAGGCACAAGCCCTCTTTATGCTCTGCGCGAGTGTTTCAGCGGACATTATGGTCTAGCTCCGAATCACGATAACGTGCTGGGAGTATTATCACTGATTTTCTGGTCGCTCATTATAGTAGTAACCGTAAAATATCTTGTAGTAATTCTGCGCGCAGATAACGACGGCGAAGGCGGCATACTTGCTTTAATGGCGCTGGTAAAACCATCAGGCAAAACCAAAGCCGGAATGATAATTGTTTCGTTCGGTATATTCGGCGCTGCATTATTATATGGTGATGGTGTTATCACTCCTGCCATTTCAGTTCTATCTGCTGTTGAGGGTTTGAACGTAGCTACACCTTTTTTTGAACCGTATATCATACCGCTGACTGTAATTATTTTATTCGGGCTTTTTGCTGTTCAGAAGAAAGGTACAGGCAGCGTAGGAAAAATGTTCGGTCCCGTAATGATGCTATGGTTCTTCGCTATTGCAATCTTAGGGATAAAGGAAGTCTTTACAAATTTAGAAGTATTGAAGTCAATAAATCCTTATTACGCTGTTATGTTTTTTTCACATAATGGATTCGCGGGATTTATTGTTCTCGGCTCAGTCTTCCTTGTTATGACGGGCGGTGAAGCGTTGTATGCCGATATGGGTCACTTCGGAAGAAAGCCGATACGTATGGCGTGGTTCACAGTTGTACTCCCCTGTTTGTTTTTAAATTACCTCGGTCAAGGTGCTTTAGTATTAGGTAATCCGCAGGCAGCTGAAAATCCTTTCTATCTGCTTGCACCGCAATGGGCATTATACCCTATGGTAATACTTGCAACGTTTGCTACTGTAATTGCATCGCAGGCATTGATATCGGGAGCGTTTTCGTTGACATTCCAGGCAGTTTTATTAGGATATCTACCAAGATTAAAAACCATTCATACTTCTGAACACGAAAGAGGACAGATTTATATTCCTCAACTTAACTGGGCATTATTCTTTGCAACAATTGCATTGGTATTTGCATTTAAAACATCAAGCAACCTTGCGGCAGCATACGGTATAGCGGTGACTACAACTATGGTAATCACAACCATACTTGCGTATTTTGTAATGACGAAGCTATGGAAATGGTCTCAGACTACGGCAATACTTGTAACATTATTTTTCTTCTCAATTGATATTTCATACTTCGGAGCAAACTTACTGAAGTTCTTCCACGGAGGATATGTACCTATTGCCATGGGAGCAGTGATTTACATAATGATGATGACATGGAACAGCGGAAGAAGAAGACTGATGGATAAGATACAGAAGGAAACAGAATCACTGCAGAATTTCATTGAGGAATTTATGAGCACACGTATGACTTTTATTCCGGGAGCAGCAGTTTATATGTCAAGCAATATCAACGGAGCACCTCCGCCATTGATATTAAATATCAAACACAATAAATTATTACACAAGCTTATAGTAATTTTAACTATAAAAATTTCCAAAGTCCCGCGTATAAAAGATGATGAGAGAATAACTGTCGAAGAACATGCAGAAGGATTTTATAAAGTAATTGCCAACTACGGATTTATGGAAGCGCCGGATATTAACAAAATAATTGAGTTCTTAAAACCGAAAGGTATAACACTTAATGTAGATAAAACTACATTCTTCTTAGGAAGAGAAACATTAATTGTAAATGATAAGCCCGGACTTACAAGATTGAAAAATAAATTGTTCGTCCTTATGTCTAACAATGCTCAGAGAGCAACTGAATTCTTTAAACTCCCTGTTAGCAGGGTTTATGAAGTCGGCTCACAAGTCGAGATATAA
- the ispG gene encoding (E)-4-hydroxy-3-methylbut-2-enyl-diphosphate synthase, translating into MEVLTENKKYCNSLTKYSRLKTREVFIGDVPLGGDNPIRIQSMTTTDTMDTIATVEQSIRIIEAGGDYVRITAPSMNEAKNLENIKKELRARGYKAPLIADIHFTPNAAELAARIVEKVRVNPGNYADKKKFQIYNYTDDLYNQELDRIREKFTPLVKICKEYGTAMRIGTNHGSLSDRIMSRYGDTPLGMVESALEFLRICEDNNYHQIVLSMKASNPQVMIQAYRLLIIKMHEEGMNYPLHLGVTEAGDGLDGRIKSSVGIGTLLEDGIGDTVRVSLTEEPEFEIPVCKELVERYVNRGNSKEIKPIEDETVLPYNPLDYSRRKTFAVEKTGDHHVPVVILSPNADMIENPAYLIDAGYEYNAELDKWNIADIAPDYIYLGEHDIKYELPGTLHKIFDYSFWETQKNKENTFPLFNMHEFLEAENKSKRINFLSLTTDDIYFGNLDFLKNEKKCVIILTSSNENYLADIRRSFIELMNKGIEVPVIIKRNYQNISEDNLMLYSATDFGGLLIDGFGDGVWLEGSANIGTQNQTSFGILQATRTRISKTEYISCPSCGRTLFDLQETTAKIRSRTNHLKDVKIAIMGCIVNGPGEMADADYGYVGSGVGKITLYKGKEVVKRSIDTDIAVDELIDLIKENGDWKEVEN; encoded by the coding sequence ATGGAAGTTCTCACTGAAAATAAAAAATACTGTAACAGCTTAACAAAGTATTCACGACTGAAAACACGCGAAGTTTTTATCGGAGACGTTCCGCTTGGCGGAGATAATCCTATAAGGATTCAATCGATGACTACAACTGATACGATGGATACAATTGCAACTGTTGAGCAGTCCATTAGAATAATAGAAGCCGGGGGCGATTACGTTCGCATCACTGCGCCGAGTATGAACGAAGCGAAGAATCTTGAAAACATAAAAAAAGAATTAAGAGCACGCGGATATAAAGCGCCGCTTATTGCAGATATTCATTTCACTCCAAACGCAGCAGAGCTTGCTGCAAGAATTGTAGAGAAGGTAAGAGTAAATCCGGGCAACTACGCCGATAAGAAAAAATTTCAGATATACAATTACACTGATGATTTATATAATCAGGAACTGGACCGTATAAGAGAAAAGTTTACGCCTCTTGTAAAAATCTGTAAAGAGTACGGAACTGCAATGAGAATCGGAACGAACCACGGTTCGCTCTCAGATAGAATAATGAGCCGTTACGGTGATACTCCGTTAGGTATGGTTGAATCCGCTCTGGAATTTTTACGCATCTGCGAAGATAACAACTACCATCAGATAGTTCTTTCAATGAAGGCCAGCAATCCGCAGGTTATGATTCAAGCATACCGTTTACTGATTATTAAAATGCATGAAGAAGGAATGAATTATCCTCTTCATCTTGGTGTAACGGAAGCCGGTGACGGTCTTGATGGAAGAATAAAATCTTCTGTCGGAATAGGAACATTACTTGAAGATGGAATAGGCGATACAGTAAGAGTTTCATTGACAGAAGAACCTGAGTTTGAAATTCCTGTTTGCAAAGAGCTTGTTGAAAGATATGTGAACAGAGGAAACTCAAAAGAAATCAAGCCGATTGAAGATGAAACTGTCTTACCATACAATCCTTTAGATTATTCAAGAAGAAAAACATTTGCAGTTGAAAAAACCGGCGACCATCATGTTCCCGTTGTAATACTTTCTCCCAATGCAGATATGATTGAGAACCCGGCGTATCTTATAGATGCCGGTTATGAATACAATGCCGAACTTGATAAATGGAACATTGCTGACATCGCTCCCGATTATATTTACTTAGGTGAACACGATATAAAGTACGAGCTTCCCGGCACTCTTCATAAAATTTTTGATTATTCATTCTGGGAAACACAAAAAAATAAAGAGAATACGTTCCCGCTGTTCAATATGCACGAATTTTTAGAGGCGGAAAACAAATCTAAAAGAATAAATTTTTTATCTCTTACAACTGATGATATTTATTTTGGTAATCTGGATTTCTTAAAGAATGAAAAAAAATGTGTTATCATTCTCACAAGCAGTAATGAAAATTATTTAGCAGATATAAGACGTTCGTTTATTGAGTTGATGAACAAAGGAATTGAAGTCCCTGTTATTATTAAAAGAAATTATCAGAATATTTCCGAGGATAACTTAATGCTTTACTCGGCAACTGACTTCGGCGGATTATTAATCGACGGTTTCGGTGACGGCGTTTGGCTTGAAGGCAGCGCAAATATTGGAACACAGAACCAGACTTCATTCGGAATTCTCCAGGCAACCCGTACAAGAATTTCAAAAACTGAATATATCTCCTGCCCTTCATGCGGAAGAACTTTGTTTGACCTTCAGGAAACCACTGCGAAAATCAGAAGCAGAACGAATCATCTGAAAGATGTTAAGATTGCAATCATGGGATGCATTGTT
- a CDS encoding CDP-alcohol phosphatidyltransferase family protein, which translates to MSFSKSEGEARLTLFEEFKASLKTVEAEEIFDLIIFRPISFVFVKLIYNTNITPNHISIVAMIIGVIAGLTFSGATHVYFMIASLLYFTSNTLDCADGQLARLKKNGTLLGRAIDGFIDYVVSTTIYICLGVAVAKISGSGWYGFFLCVGGGVSAAVQAFYFDFYRNSFLQYVHGMSSDVNDEIREFSEEKDKLKNVKGRGIEKLLINAYLFYSRRQSAVVRSKTTFTVTPEQYYKDNRLLLRLWSWLGSTTHMVMLAVFSVMNRIDLYLIFNITICNLLFIIFLVMQKNVLKKYEVVK; encoded by the coding sequence ATGTCGTTTAGTAAAAGTGAGGGGGAAGCCCGGCTTACTTTATTTGAAGAATTCAAAGCTTCATTAAAAACAGTCGAGGCAGAAGAGATATTTGACTTAATAATTTTCCGTCCTATTTCATTTGTATTCGTAAAACTGATTTATAACACCAATATTACTCCTAATCATATTTCAATTGTAGCTATGATTATCGGAGTAATTGCAGGTCTTACTTTTTCGGGAGCAACTCACGTTTACTTTATGATTGCTTCACTGTTATATTTTACTTCCAATACATTAGATTGCGCTGACGGTCAGCTTGCAAGATTAAAAAAGAACGGTACGCTGCTCGGCAGAGCTATAGACGGCTTCATAGATTACGTAGTATCTACTACAATTTATATATGCCTTGGTGTTGCAGTTGCAAAAATTTCAGGCAGCGGCTGGTATGGATTTTTTCTTTGTGTAGGCGGCGGAGTATCAGCAGCAGTGCAGGCATTCTATTTTGATTTCTACAGAAATTCGTTTCTTCAATATGTGCATGGAATGTCTTCAGATGTAAACGATGAGATAAGAGAGTTTTCAGAGGAGAAAGATAAGCTTAAAAATGTAAAAGGCAGAGGAATTGAAAAGCTTTTGATAAACGCTTACTTGTTTTATTCGCGCAGGCAGTCAGCAGTTGTAAGAAGCAAAACTACATTTACGGTAACACCTGAGCAATATTACAAAGATAACAGGTTACTCTTAAGATTATGGAGCTGGCTGGGTTCAACAACTCACATGGTAATGCTTGCTGTTTTCTCAGTTATGAACAGAATAGACTTGTATCTTATTTTCAATATTACAATCTGCAATTTATTATTTATAATATTTTTAGTCATGCAAAAAAATGTTCTTAAGAAATACGAGGTGGTAAAATAA
- a CDS encoding rhomboid family intramembrane serine protease, translating to MFPPVIKMLLISNIAIFTVQFLLQGNIEFSNILAKYFYLWPINSPYFMPWQIFTYMFLHGGFMHLFFNMFALWMFGMDIENMWGTKKFLIYYFLCGVGAGVANLFIAPLFGQAAPTIGASGAIYGILVAFGFLFPDRPIYLYFFVPVKAKYLVIIYMVIEFISASNSFNSGVAHIAHLGGGIVGFIYLLITYKRLGNFNLSGKPKNPFGNVPGSGFKEPTRITPLYPNGSERVKKADYVDLPETDFKSESDERFKQAQERVDAVLDKLSQGGYQSLTEEEKRILFTESKKLR from the coding sequence ATGTTTCCGCCCGTGATAAAGATGCTGCTGATTTCAAACATCGCAATTTTTACTGTTCAGTTCTTATTGCAGGGAAATATAGAGTTCAGCAATATACTTGCAAAATATTTTTACCTGTGGCCAATTAACTCGCCATACTTTATGCCATGGCAGATTTTCACTTACATGTTTCTGCACGGAGGCTTCATGCATCTGTTCTTTAACATGTTTGCATTATGGATGTTCGGAATGGATATTGAAAATATGTGGGGAACTAAAAAATTTCTTATATATTATTTCCTTTGCGGAGTAGGCGCAGGTGTTGCAAACTTATTTATCGCTCCGCTATTCGGGCAGGCTGCTCCAACGATAGGAGCATCAGGCGCCATCTACGGAATTTTAGTTGCCTTCGGATTTTTATTCCCCGATAGACCTATATATTTATACTTCTTCGTTCCTGTCAAAGCAAAGTATCTTGTAATAATTTACATGGTAATTGAGTTTATCTCCGCAAGCAACAGCTTTAATTCAGGTGTTGCTCATATTGCTCACTTAGGCGGCGGTATAGTAGGCTTCATTTATTTGCTGATAACTTACAAACGTTTGGGTAATTTTAATTTATCGGGCAAACCTAAAAATCCTTTCGGAAATGTTCCGGGTTCAGGATTCAAAGAGCCGACAAGAATTACTCCGCTTTATCCTAACGGTTCGGAGAGAGTAAAAAAAGCTGACTATGTAGATTTACCTGAAACAGATTTTAAATCTGAATCAGACGAAAGATTTAAACAGGCGCAGGAAAGAGTTGATGCAGTTCTGGATAAACTAAGCCAGGGCGGATATCAAAGTTTAACTGAAGAAGAGAAAAGAATTTTATTTACTGAAAGCAAAAAATTAAGATAG
- a CDS encoding phosphocholine cytidylyltransferase family protein → MQAIILAAGLAKRLRPLTDTTPKCLLEVNGKNLLHRTMENVIANGITEFVFVTGYREDMIKNSLKENFSNCKIQFLSNLDFENNNNSYSLWMTKNFITKDIILLDSDILFDKGIIKELLDSEHKNCLAVNFETELDEEQIKVVLDGDKKILEISKVTDLKKSAGESIGIERFSLDFMQELYKVLDRKIINERNVNEFYEKSFEEVIQAGNKRNSIYAIDVSHYKCMEIDTVEDYERAKNMNI, encoded by the coding sequence ATGCAGGCGATAATTTTAGCAGCAGGTCTTGCAAAAAGATTAAGACCATTAACCGATACTACTCCGAAATGTTTATTAGAGGTGAACGGAAAAAACCTGCTTCACCGTACAATGGAAAATGTAATTGCAAACGGTATTACTGAATTCGTTTTTGTTACAGGTTACAGAGAAGATATGATTAAAAATTCTCTGAAGGAAAATTTTTCAAACTGCAAAATTCAGTTTCTTTCAAATTTAGATTTTGAAAACAACAATAATTCTTACTCTCTCTGGATGACTAAGAATTTTATTACAAAAGATATTATTTTACTGGATAGCGACATTCTATTTGATAAAGGTATTATAAAAGAGCTGCTGGATTCGGAACATAAAAACTGCCTTGCCGTAAACTTTGAAACAGAGCTGGATGAAGAACAGATAAAAGTTGTATTGGATGGAGACAAAAAAATTCTCGAGATAAGCAAAGTAACTGATTTAAAAAAATCTGCAGGGGAATCAATCGGGATTGAAAGATTCTCATTGGATTTTATGCAGGAGCTTTACAAAGTTCTTGATAGAAAAATAATCAATGAGAGAAATGTAAACGAGTTTTATGAAAAATCGTTTGAAGAAGTGATTCAGGCAGGAAATAAGAGGAACAGTATATACGCAATTGATGTTTCACATTATAAATGCATGGAAATCGATACCGTTGAAGACTACGAACGGGCAAAAAACATGAACATTTAG